A window of the Dyadobacter pollutisoli genome harbors these coding sequences:
- a CDS encoding VOC family protein — MKRLLLLSIMCFSCSTIFAQVSSGSLGFVRINHLALQVKDIPASRDFYRDIVGLKPVEVPDTLKAIRAWFDTGEGQMIHLLAGRTTPVVNDKNGSHFAMFVTSIAGAEKFLTAKKIAFHKQVRFDGVTQIYFADPDGYLIELNEKKK; from the coding sequence ATGAAAAGACTACTTTTATTGAGCATCATGTGCTTTTCTTGCTCGACCATTTTCGCACAGGTTTCATCAGGCAGCCTTGGTTTTGTCCGTATTAATCACCTGGCGCTGCAAGTGAAGGATATTCCGGCCAGCAGGGACTTTTACAGAGACATTGTGGGGTTGAAACCGGTGGAAGTACCCGATACCCTCAAAGCGATCCGCGCATGGTTTGATACAGGCGAGGGACAAATGATACATTTGCTCGCGGGCCGCACAACACCGGTCGTTAATGATAAAAACGGCAGCCATTTCGCGATGTTCGTCACGTCAATTGCAGGCGCTGAAAAATTTTTGACGGCCAAAAAGATTGCTTTTCACAAGCAGGTAAGGTTCGACGGAGTGACGCAAATTTACTTCGCGGATCCGGACGGGTATCTGATCGAGTTGAATGAAAAAAAGAAATAG
- a CDS encoding response regulator, whose amino-acid sequence MKQILLVEDHAIVRLATRFLVLDLLDPVTVHEAASLGETMSKLAANSIDLILLDINIPDGEGFNMIPKIREINPKVLILIFSSLEEEVYALHYIKAGANGFLSKNASQAEIKKAVLSMFEAGNYISMAVQQQLLRNTLDNKSYGENPLEGLSQRELEVMDMLIEGYWTKEIAIRLGLTESSVSTYKARIFEKLKVSTLIDMFKKVQFFKSQNPGTGSVH is encoded by the coding sequence ATGAAACAAATTCTGCTGGTTGAAGATCATGCAATTGTCAGACTTGCGACCAGGTTCCTCGTTCTTGATTTGCTGGATCCCGTTACCGTTCATGAAGCCGCCAGTCTGGGCGAGACTATGTCCAAACTAGCTGCGAACTCGATCGACCTGATTTTACTTGACATTAATATTCCCGACGGGGAAGGCTTTAACATGATCCCAAAGATCAGGGAGATCAATCCGAAGGTACTGATACTCATTTTTTCGAGCCTCGAAGAAGAGGTTTACGCCCTGCACTACATTAAGGCTGGTGCGAATGGCTTTTTATCTAAAAACGCGTCTCAGGCCGAGATCAAAAAGGCAGTATTATCCATGTTCGAAGCCGGTAATTATATCAGCATGGCCGTCCAGCAGCAGTTGCTTCGCAATACATTGGACAATAAATCTTATGGTGAAAATCCGTTAGAGGGGCTCTCACAGCGGGAGCTTGAAGTAATGGATATGCTGATTGAAGGCTATTGGACCAAGGAGATCGCGATCAGGCTCGGACTTACGGAAAGTTCAGTGAGTACTTACAAAGCCAGAATTTTTGAGAAACTGAAAGTAAGTACCCTGATTGACATGTTCAAAAAAGTGCAGTTTTTCAAAAGCCAGAATCCCGGCACGGGAAGCGTGCACTGA
- a CDS encoding outer membrane lipoprotein-sorting protein translates to MKTTKLFVATLAALISAASYGQSVDEIVDKHVAAMGGMDKIKGVTTIVTERSLAVQGMEIPNKTTIVVGKAVRNESTVMGNSMVQVVDGTSGWMIRPTMMGGTGEPEDMPAEQVKQQISSMDPFGGLVGYKEKGNTVELIGKEKQDKKDVYHLKVTSKDGQVTDQFLDAETYLLSKLKVSMNGQEGEIDLSDYKEVDGLKFANTMDITNPQMGAMSFITSKIVVNSKVDDSIFKRPVK, encoded by the coding sequence GGCAGCATCTTATGGCCAGAGTGTTGATGAAATCGTGGATAAGCATGTGGCTGCCATGGGCGGAATGGATAAAATAAAAGGTGTTACAACCATTGTTACGGAACGCTCCCTGGCCGTGCAAGGCATGGAGATACCAAACAAAACGACGATCGTCGTAGGAAAAGCGGTTCGCAATGAGTCCACTGTAATGGGTAACTCGATGGTGCAGGTTGTGGACGGTACCAGCGGATGGATGATCCGCCCGACGATGATGGGAGGAACCGGAGAACCGGAAGATATGCCAGCCGAACAGGTGAAACAGCAGATCAGCTCGATGGACCCTTTCGGAGGACTGGTAGGCTATAAAGAAAAAGGCAACACCGTTGAACTGATCGGTAAAGAAAAACAGGACAAGAAAGACGTATATCACTTGAAGGTTACGTCCAAAGACGGGCAGGTAACAGACCAATTCCTGGATGCTGAAACGTATCTGCTGAGCAAATTGAAGGTTTCCATGAACGGTCAGGAAGGTGAAATTGACCTTTCGGACTATAAAGAGGTGGATGGTCTTAAATTCGCTAATACGATGGACATTACTAACCCACAAATGGGTGCTATGTCATTCATTACCAGCAAAATAGTGGTTAATAGTAAAGTGGACGACTCCATTTTCAAGAGACCCGTTAAATAG